Proteins encoded within one genomic window of uncultured Desulfobacter sp.:
- a CDS encoding MBL fold metallo-hydrolase has translation MEIICLLENNTTDPKLAPDHGLSFFIRTQDQSILFDMGQDGKFADNARHLGVDLTKTDIAILSHGHYDHGGGLPHFQSLNSTCETIMTRGALEGRCYAQYLDYAPKYIGLDTDAIDQRRCRLIESDLVLSKHLTIITDFSKKGFIPKNNSGLFRQNKDRQLIDDEFTHELALLIEEDGTTVLFTGCAHSGMGNMIDTVLARTGRSHIDHVIGGFHLYNRVTKITEADSRLDILANELSSHAGTTYYTGHCTGPDAPAYMSKKMGSPINVFATGTRLEI, from the coding sequence ATGGAAATCATTTGTTTGCTTGAAAACAACACCACGGACCCAAAACTTGCACCTGACCACGGTTTAAGTTTTTTTATCCGCACACAGGACCAATCCATTCTTTTTGATATGGGCCAGGACGGCAAATTTGCAGACAATGCCCGGCACCTGGGGGTAGACTTGACAAAAACAGATATAGCAATACTCTCCCACGGACACTATGACCATGGCGGCGGTCTTCCGCACTTTCAATCGCTCAATTCAACCTGTGAGACCATCATGACGCGTGGGGCCCTTGAAGGCAGATGCTATGCCCAGTATCTGGATTATGCCCCCAAATATATCGGCCTTGACACCGATGCGATTGACCAACGCCGTTGCCGGCTCATTGAGTCTGATTTGGTTTTGTCCAAGCATTTAACCATTATCACAGATTTTTCAAAAAAAGGGTTTATTCCCAAGAACAATTCAGGCCTTTTCAGGCAGAACAAAGACAGGCAACTGATTGACGATGAGTTCACCCATGAACTGGCCCTGCTGATTGAGGAGGACGGCACCACCGTGCTGTTCACAGGGTGCGCTCACTCGGGCATGGGGAATATGATTGATACTGTCCTGGCCCGCACAGGCCGAAGTCACATTGATCATGTCATCGGCGGCTTCCACCTGTATAACCGCGTAACAAAAATAACCGAAGCTGACAGCCGGCTGGATATTCTGGCCAATGAACTGTCATCCCATGCTGGCACAACCTACTATACCGGCCACTGCACAGGCCCTGATGCGCCGGCTTACATGTCCAAAAAAATGGGAAGCCCCATCAATGTGTTTGCCACCGGCACCCGGCTTGAAATCTGA
- a CDS encoding ABC transporter substrate-binding protein produces the protein MKKYYFVSLTLIGIFIWFYLIKDRDTVGRRIVLGQSCALSGPAAQLGRQMMKGATAWFSFINSQGGVHGRTIHLITYDDFYEPDYARKNTIELITQQHVFAIFGEVGTPTAKTALPEAQKYNVPFLMPFTGAEFLRNPPNGLIVNLRNSYYAETQALVEYLRLTYHIDKIAVFYQNDSYGKAGREGVRRALEKRGLEIAAEGRYRRNTLSYRNALQTIKLSEPEAVVLIGAYKPCAEFIKSAKKSGMNATVFCNISFVGSNDLIQALEGQTENVLISQAVPLPWENKNKASQEYRKIYKACYPDDPYGFVSFEGFLAAKLVVKALEKAGQDLNRKSFMKAFEQLDRKALAGFEITITPVDRQALERVFITNYSDGNFQQLEEVWVTND, from the coding sequence TTGAAAAAATATTATTTTGTCTCCCTTACACTGATCGGTATTTTTATCTGGTTCTATCTCATAAAAGACCGCGATACTGTCGGCAGACGAATTGTTCTAGGCCAGAGCTGTGCACTCAGCGGTCCGGCAGCCCAGCTTGGCCGACAAATGATGAAAGGGGCGACTGCATGGTTTTCATTTATTAACAGTCAAGGCGGAGTGCACGGCCGAACCATCCACTTGATCACATACGATGATTTTTACGAGCCGGATTATGCCCGGAAAAACACCATTGAATTGATAACCCAACAACATGTTTTCGCAATATTCGGCGAGGTGGGGACCCCCACCGCCAAAACGGCATTGCCTGAGGCACAAAAATATAATGTACCTTTCCTTATGCCTTTTACCGGCGCTGAATTTCTACGAAACCCGCCCAATGGACTGATTGTCAACCTACGCAACAGCTATTATGCTGAAACCCAAGCGCTGGTGGAATATTTAAGGCTAACGTATCATATTGATAAAATTGCTGTTTTCTACCAAAACGACAGTTATGGTAAAGCCGGCCGGGAAGGCGTAAGACGCGCACTGGAAAAGCGAGGCCTGGAAATTGCTGCGGAAGGGCGCTATCGAAGAAACACCTTATCCTATCGAAACGCCCTGCAAACGATCAAATTATCAGAACCTGAGGCGGTGGTTTTGATTGGTGCTTATAAACCGTGTGCCGAGTTTATCAAATCAGCCAAAAAGAGCGGAATGAACGCTACCGTATTTTGTAATATTTCATTTGTGGGCAGTAATGATCTGATCCAGGCCCTTGAGGGGCAGACAGAAAATGTTTTGATTTCACAGGCTGTACCGCTTCCGTGGGAGAATAAAAATAAGGCGTCCCAGGAGTATCGAAAAATATATAAAGCATGTTATCCCGATGATCCTTACGGTTTTGTTTCGTTTGAAGGATTCCTTGCCGCCAAACTGGTTGTCAAGGCCTTGGAAAAAGCCGGGCAGGATCTTAACCGGAAAAGCTTTATGAAGGCCTTTGAACAGCTTGACAGGAAGGCTTTAGCCGGATTCGAAATAACGATTACACCCGTCGACAGGCAGGCATTGGAACGGGTTTTCATTACAAATTACAGTGATGGGAATTTTCAACAGCTTGAAGAGGTGTGGGTAACCAATGATTAA
- a CDS encoding ATP-binding protein codes for MINRALSYLRSLDVSVQSRFLFIVIGISIFSSAAGLGGYVLFSKNLFQDMYDLHVNPILHLNEMKNIYTINTLDTIDEMLSGHVSADDAKEILGLAQNLVKKEWQSYRLIFESEKHLHNLINHAAKTHLLDEGQKSFETVQQRIDELIDAIEKDKRAAIPDLLSQQIRPVIISAIDILNDLIESEVAGIQYSTDFMQHHFNHLIFIVLPIFILGFALIFIFVRFTLSNIRTIMQQLSRSQKELWDANRLLEYRVEKRTSEIQEMAEKADSANKAKSEFLANMSHEIRTPMNAIIGMSSLALQRNLDEKTCNYISKVHRSAESLLGILNDILDFSKIESGKMDLENIDFFLEDVMLNLLNIIDIKAKNKRLKVRYYIHPQIPMALMGDPMRLGQILLNLCNNAVKFTDRDGEIIVSVAMEDGRDKGNQVKLRFSVKDSGIGMSRDERKNLFQPFSQADTSITRKYGGTGLGLAISRQLVQMMGGRMWVESESGLGSTFYFTVLLDKQEEQPTSFKFKDQKPHTPEKVTEAMDKLRGARVLLVEDNEINQELAMALLMNNSIQVDCVFNGQQAIERLGQKHYDGILMDCQMPVMDGYTATQKIRQNPEFKKLPIIAMTAHAMVGDRQKSIDAGMNDYISKPLNVDKMFMTMARWIVPTEPDRKNDAATTIKKDIDSGLPNIPGINIKAGLNITQNNVKLYRKLLIKFLDDQANFVETFKNAWKRNDTNAAKIAAHTLKGVAGTLGMMDLSTCASALELAVKEASKNVETLLDDVSAELKYVLAGLQQTLQKGSCVEKADANDIVEFNRIPPLLTELGSLLGENDTKSIEVAEKLIPFFQNTGHSQVFEQIIQAIKDYDFEQANKDLQSLASKLHR; via the coding sequence ATGATTAATCGTGCGCTGTCATACCTTCGATCGTTAGATGTATCTGTTCAGAGTCGCTTCCTTTTTATCGTAATCGGGATTTCAATTTTTTCTTCTGCTGCAGGATTGGGGGGATATGTACTTTTTTCTAAAAACCTGTTCCAGGATATGTATGATCTGCATGTCAATCCTATCCTTCACCTGAATGAAATGAAAAATATCTACACCATCAACACACTTGATACGATTGATGAAATGCTCAGTGGCCATGTCTCTGCCGATGATGCAAAGGAGATCCTTGGGCTTGCCCAAAACCTGGTAAAAAAAGAGTGGCAGTCGTATCGTCTCATTTTTGAATCTGAAAAGCATCTTCACAATCTGATTAACCATGCAGCAAAAACGCATTTGCTTGACGAAGGACAGAAGAGTTTTGAGACGGTCCAACAACGGATAGACGAGTTGATAGATGCCATAGAAAAAGATAAGCGTGCCGCGATACCGGATTTGCTCTCCCAGCAAATCCGTCCGGTGATCATCAGTGCCATCGACATACTCAATGATCTAATTGAATCTGAGGTGGCCGGTATCCAATACAGCACTGATTTTATGCAACACCATTTTAACCACCTGATTTTTATTGTATTGCCCATTTTTATTCTTGGATTTGCACTGATTTTTATTTTTGTCAGGTTTACCCTGTCCAATATCAGAACCATCATGCAACAACTCAGTCGCTCACAAAAGGAACTTTGGGATGCAAATCGGTTACTGGAATATCGCGTTGAAAAACGGACAAGTGAAATTCAGGAAATGGCCGAAAAAGCAGACTCAGCCAACAAAGCCAAAAGTGAATTTCTGGCCAACATGAGCCACGAAATCAGAACACCCATGAATGCCATCATCGGCATGTCCAGCCTGGCTCTGCAGAGGAATCTGGATGAAAAAACATGCAATTACATTTCCAAGGTGCACCGGTCGGCAGAGTCGTTGCTGGGCATCCTCAACGACATTCTCGATTTTTCCAAAATTGAGTCAGGAAAAATGGATCTGGAAAATATCGATTTTTTCCTGGAGGATGTGATGCTCAACCTGTTGAATATTATTGATATCAAAGCCAAGAACAAAAGGCTGAAAGTGCGGTATTATATCCATCCCCAAATTCCCATGGCGTTAATGGGAGATCCCATGAGACTGGGACAGATTCTGCTGAATCTATGTAATAATGCGGTTAAATTCACGGACAGGGATGGAGAGATTATTGTTTCGGTTGCCATGGAGGACGGCAGAGACAAAGGCAATCAGGTCAAACTTCGATTTTCAGTAAAGGATTCCGGTATCGGGATGAGCAGAGATGAGCGGAAAAATCTATTTCAGCCATTCAGCCAGGCCGACACATCCATTACCCGAAAATACGGCGGAACAGGACTGGGCTTAGCCATTTCCAGGCAATTGGTCCAGATGATGGGGGGCAGGATGTGGGTTGAAAGTGAATCCGGGCTTGGGAGCACCTTCTATTTCACGGTACTGCTCGACAAGCAGGAGGAGCAGCCAACGTCGTTCAAATTCAAAGATCAAAAACCCCATACCCCTGAAAAGGTCACGGAAGCCATGGATAAACTGCGCGGTGCCAGGGTGCTTCTGGTAGAAGACAATGAGATCAACCAGGAACTGGCAATGGCGTTATTGATGAATAACAGCATCCAGGTCGATTGCGTATTTAACGGACAGCAGGCGATAGAACGTCTTGGGCAAAAGCACTATGACGGCATTTTAATGGACTGCCAGATGCCGGTAATGGACGGATATACCGCCACCCAAAAAATACGTCAAAATCCTGAGTTCAAAAAACTGCCCATTATCGCCATGACTGCCCACGCCATGGTCGGGGACCGTCAAAAAAGCATTGATGCGGGTATGAATGATTATATTTCCAAACCACTCAATGTAGATAAGATGTTCATGACCATGGCACGATGGATCGTTCCGACAGAACCAGATAGAAAAAATGATGCAGCCACCACTATCAAAAAGGATATTGATTCCGGCCTGCCAAATATTCCCGGCATCAATATCAAGGCGGGTTTAAACATAACGCAGAACAATGTCAAATTATACCGTAAGCTGCTCATAAAGTTCCTTGATGATCAGGCAAATTTTGTCGAAACCTTTAAAAATGCGTGGAAAAGAAATGACACTAATGCTGCAAAAATTGCTGCGCATACCTTGAAAGGCGTGGCCGGCACCCTTGGGATGATGGACCTATCCACCTGCGCATCTGCTCTGGAACTTGCCGTCAAGGAGGCATCTAAAAATGTGGAAACTTTGCTTGATGACGTTTCTGCTGAATTAAAATATGTGCTTGCCGGACTGCAGCAGACCCTGCAAAAAGGGTCCTGTGTTGAAAAAGCAGATGCAAATGATATTGTTGAATTCAATCGTATCCCCCCATTGCTTACAGAGTTGGGAAGCCTTCTGGGTGAAAACGACACGAAATCAATTGAGGTGGCTGAAAAGCTTATTCCTTTTTTTCAGAATACAGGGCATAGCCAAGTATTTGAGCAAATAATACAAGCGATTAAGGATTATGATTTTGAGCAGGCAAACAAGGATCTACAGTCACTTGCATCTAAATTACATAGATGA
- a CDS encoding class I SAM-dependent methyltransferase, which translates to MTDFSDKLVQILNYGSLNLALGIGYALKIFDVMDEKGCALSVEELSQATGLNARYLKEWLGIMVAGGIVEMTTNPDSEDAFLLPSDHGDLLCRRAGNNNLGVYTQEIPLLTACAMEAVKQGFQTGRGVPFSNYPDFQTFMSELADAKHRKVLISEFIPYVDQGQLEKRLQQGIRVCDLGCGQGVAACLMAQAYPKSEFVGMDNHEKALEQARNLSKSYGLSNIEFINQDAAKICEVAKFNRLFDYVCAFDAIHDQSHPLDALKGVRYMLRDGGLFSMIDIKASSNIKDNADHSMGPFLYTVSLMHCMPIGLNDNGSGMGMMWGKQQAENLLRQAGFTKVYAEEIPNDSFNLHFLCTP; encoded by the coding sequence ATGACTGATTTTTCAGATAAACTGGTACAAATTCTCAATTACGGTTCTCTAAACCTTGCATTAGGAATAGGCTACGCCCTTAAAATTTTTGATGTCATGGATGAAAAAGGTTGTGCCTTAAGCGTTGAAGAGCTTTCCCAGGCAACGGGTCTGAACGCACGCTATCTCAAAGAATGGCTGGGGATCATGGTCGCCGGCGGCATTGTCGAGATGACAACAAATCCGGACAGTGAAGACGCCTTTTTGCTTCCCTCCGACCACGGAGATCTTTTGTGCAGAAGGGCAGGCAACAATAATTTGGGGGTCTACACCCAGGAAATTCCGTTGCTGACCGCCTGTGCCATGGAGGCTGTCAAACAAGGCTTTCAAACAGGCCGGGGCGTTCCATTTTCCAATTATCCGGATTTTCAGACATTCATGTCGGAACTGGCCGATGCGAAACACCGCAAGGTCTTAATTTCAGAATTTATTCCCTATGTTGACCAGGGCCAGCTGGAAAAGAGACTGCAGCAAGGCATCCGGGTCTGCGATCTGGGCTGCGGCCAAGGAGTGGCAGCCTGCCTGATGGCCCAGGCCTATCCAAAATCTGAATTTGTCGGTATGGACAACCATGAAAAGGCCCTTGAACAGGCCCGAAATTTATCCAAATCTTATGGGTTATCCAATATTGAATTCATCAATCAGGATGCCGCAAAAATCTGTGAGGTGGCAAAGTTCAATCGACTCTTTGATTATGTATGCGCCTTTGACGCTATCCATGATCAGTCCCATCCCCTGGATGCCTTAAAAGGGGTGAGATACATGCTGCGTGACGGCGGCCTTTTTTCCATGATCGATATCAAGGCATCCTCCAATATTAAGGACAATGCCGATCATTCCATGGGGCCGTTTTTATACACGGTCAGCCTGATGCACTGCATGCCCATCGGACTCAATGACAACGGCTCGGGCATGGGTATGATGTGGGGAAAACAGCAGGCAGAAAATCTGCTTAGACAAGCGGGCTTTACAAAGGTTTATGCCGAAGAGATCCCCAATGATTCCTTTAACCTGCATTTCTTATGTACCCCGTAA
- the thrS gene encoding threonine--tRNA ligase — MIQITFPDNAVKEFDTPPTGMDVATSISEGFARNCVAMEIEGQALDLGTVIEKDSAVSFITAKDDEGLDILRHSSAHVMAEAVLNLYPDAKLTIGPVVEDGFYYDIDMDPVSEADLEKIEAEMKKIIKAKAGFERKVVTRQQALDLFADNPFKVELINELPEGEEISLYQNGKFVDLCRGPHIPNTGMIKGVKLLKTSGAYWRADQSREQLQRLYGISFFDKKKLNAYLTMIEEAKKRDHRKLGTRLDLYSFHDEAPGMPFFHAKGIAMWNALLDYWRMEHKKDGYVETKTPVMMTRKLWEQSGHWANYRENMYTSTIDDEEYAIKPMNCPGGMILFKTKSHSYKDLPHRAGEIGLVHRHELSGALSGLFRVRAFHQDDAHIFMTPDQIQDEVLGVLKLAERVYARFGLSFHLELSTRPEKSIGTDEQWETATNGLRSAMEAYDKEFMINEGDGAFYGPKIDIHIKDALGRTWQCGTIQLDMALPERFDLTYKGADNEKHRPIMIHRVIYGSMERFFGILVEHFAGKFPLWLAPVQAVVLPITQDLAPYAKEIQHLLAVHDLRCEVDERSETLKKKIREAQLDYIPLIITIGDKEKEDKVLSVRTLDGKVKMGITHKEFLTKVCGHIKDRTLKEIVL; from the coding sequence ATGATTCAAATAACTTTCCCGGATAATGCAGTAAAAGAATTCGACACACCGCCCACAGGTATGGATGTGGCAACAAGCATTTCCGAAGGATTTGCCCGCAACTGCGTGGCCATGGAGATAGAAGGTCAAGCCCTGGATTTGGGCACTGTCATTGAAAAGGACAGTGCAGTAAGTTTTATCACCGCCAAGGACGACGAGGGGTTGGATATCCTGCGCCACTCTTCGGCACATGTCATGGCCGAAGCCGTACTCAACCTCTATCCGGACGCCAAACTGACCATCGGCCCTGTGGTGGAAGACGGTTTTTATTATGATATCGATATGGATCCGGTAAGCGAAGCCGACCTTGAAAAAATCGAAGCAGAGATGAAAAAAATCATCAAGGCAAAGGCCGGTTTTGAACGCAAAGTGGTCACACGGCAGCAGGCACTTGACCTGTTTGCCGATAACCCTTTTAAGGTAGAGTTGATCAATGAACTGCCCGAAGGCGAAGAGATCTCTTTGTACCAGAACGGTAAATTCGTTGACTTGTGCCGGGGACCCCATATCCCCAACACCGGCATGATCAAGGGTGTTAAACTGCTGAAAACCTCCGGCGCCTACTGGCGGGCGGACCAGTCCCGGGAACAGCTCCAGCGGCTGTACGGCATCTCCTTTTTTGACAAAAAGAAGCTTAACGCCTATCTGACCATGATCGAGGAAGCCAAAAAACGGGACCATAGAAAACTTGGCACACGTCTGGATCTGTATTCTTTCCACGACGAAGCACCGGGCATGCCCTTTTTCCACGCCAAGGGTATTGCCATGTGGAATGCGCTGTTGGATTACTGGCGCATGGAGCACAAAAAGGACGGGTATGTGGAGACCAAAACCCCGGTGATGATGACCCGAAAACTTTGGGAACAAAGCGGCCACTGGGCGAATTACCGGGAAAACATGTACACATCCACCATTGATGACGAGGAATACGCCATCAAGCCCATGAACTGTCCCGGCGGCATGATTCTTTTCAAGACCAAATCCCACTCTTACAAAGATTTGCCCCACCGGGCTGGAGAGATCGGCCTGGTGCACCGCCATGAATTGTCAGGGGCCTTGTCAGGATTGTTCCGGGTCCGGGCTTTTCACCAGGATGATGCCCATATTTTTATGACACCGGACCAGATCCAGGACGAAGTCTTAGGCGTGCTGAAACTGGCGGAACGGGTCTATGCGCGGTTTGGGCTCTCCTTTCATCTGGAGCTCTCCACACGACCTGAAAAATCCATCGGCACGGATGAACAGTGGGAAACCGCCACCAACGGTCTGCGCAGTGCCATGGAAGCCTATGATAAAGAATTCATGATCAATGAAGGGGATGGTGCATTCTACGGTCCCAAAATTGATATTCACATCAAGGACGCCTTGGGCCGAACCTGGCAGTGTGGTACGATCCAGCTGGACATGGCGCTGCCGGAACGCTTTGACCTGACCTACAAGGGTGCGGATAATGAAAAACACCGCCCCATCATGATCCACCGGGTGATCTACGGTTCCATGGAGCGCTTCTTTGGGATCCTTGTGGAACATTTTGCAGGCAAATTTCCCCTGTGGCTGGCTCCGGTCCAGGCTGTTGTCCTGCCCATTACCCAGGATCTGGCCCCCTATGCCAAAGAGATCCAGCACCTGCTGGCAGTTCATGACCTCCGCTGCGAGGTGGATGAACGCAGTGAAACATTGAAGAAAAAAATCAGAGAGGCGCAGCTGGACTACATTCCCTTAATCATCACCATTGGTGACAAGGAAAAGGAAGACAAAGTACTGTCCGTGCGCACCCTGGACGGCAAGGTCAAAATGGGAATCACCCACAAAGAATTTCTGACCAAGGTCTGTGGCCATATTAAAGATCGGACTTTAAAAGAGATCGTCCTCTAA